The following are from one region of the Vibrio parahaemolyticus genome:
- a CDS encoding phasin family protein, with translation MYTDFFKTFSDQTEKNLEPYLKFNKLVTKNVEVLTELQLNAIRTYSEVGLNQMKAASEIKDVTSLTAFNSQQLSVLTKLSQQMMDDSNKLQAIAKEFKEDVEKMTSENLKTVTPA, from the coding sequence ATGTACACTGATTTTTTCAAAACATTTAGCGATCAAACTGAAAAAAATCTAGAACCTTACTTGAAGTTCAACAAGCTAGTGACAAAAAACGTAGAAGTGTTGACTGAGCTTCAACTGAACGCAATTCGCACTTACAGCGAAGTGGGTCTAAACCAGATGAAAGCAGCGTCAGAAATCAAAGACGTGACATCACTAACTGCTTTCAACAGCCAACAGCTAAGCGTGCTTACTAAGCTTTCTCAGCAAATGATGGATGACAGCAACAAGCTTCAAGCCATTGCAAAAGAGTTCAAAGAAGACGTTGAGAAAATGACTTCGGAAAATCTAAAGACTGTTACTCCTGCGTAA
- a CDS encoding acetyl-CoA C-acetyltransferase codes for MEKVFIVAAKRTPIGAFGGSLKNTSAGDLAAVAIKGALEAAKLAGDKVDEVIVGNVVGAGQGMGVGRQAALFAGIPESVPAYGVNMVCGSGMKTVMDAVSHIRSGDAEIVVAAGVEVMSQIPFAAPSSIRDGNKMGNLELKDLLVADGLTDVYNQYHMGVTAENVAKEIGLTRQQQDEYALSSQQKAVAAIEAGKFKDEIVPVEVQQRRETVLFDTDEYPKANATMEALSKLRPAFDREGTVTAGNASGINDGASAIIVASESAVKAHGLTPLAEIVSYAQSGLDPKIMGLGPVESVNKALAKAELTVNDIDVYELNEAFAAQALGVIHQLAETNQVPVNAIQDKANFNGGAIALGHPLGASGNRILVTLVHELHKQNGQYGVASLCVGGGMGTAVVVKAVK; via the coding sequence ATGGAAAAAGTATTTATCGTAGCGGCGAAGCGTACCCCAATTGGCGCTTTTGGTGGCAGCCTGAAAAATACCTCAGCTGGCGATCTGGCAGCAGTAGCGATTAAGGGCGCGTTAGAAGCAGCAAAGTTGGCTGGCGACAAGGTTGACGAAGTGATTGTCGGCAACGTTGTTGGTGCAGGTCAAGGCATGGGTGTTGGCCGCCAAGCGGCATTGTTTGCTGGGATTCCCGAATCTGTTCCTGCATACGGCGTAAACATGGTTTGCGGTAGTGGTATGAAAACGGTCATGGACGCAGTTTCTCATATCCGTAGTGGCGATGCAGAGATCGTTGTTGCGGCGGGTGTTGAGGTCATGTCTCAGATTCCGTTTGCCGCACCAAGCAGCATTCGTGATGGCAACAAAATGGGCAATCTGGAGCTGAAAGATCTGCTCGTAGCGGACGGTTTAACCGACGTTTACAACCAATATCACATGGGTGTGACGGCAGAAAACGTAGCAAAAGAAATCGGCCTAACTCGTCAACAGCAAGACGAATATGCGTTGTCTAGCCAACAGAAAGCGGTAGCCGCTATTGAAGCAGGTAAATTCAAAGACGAAATTGTGCCAGTGGAAGTGCAACAGCGTCGAGAAACCGTACTATTCGATACCGATGAATACCCAAAAGCGAACGCAACAATGGAAGCTTTAAGCAAGCTGCGTCCTGCTTTTGACCGCGAAGGCACAGTGACTGCGGGTAATGCGTCGGGCATTAACGATGGCGCGAGTGCGATTATCGTTGCGTCTGAAAGCGCAGTTAAAGCGCACGGATTAACGCCGCTTGCTGAGATCGTAAGCTACGCGCAATCGGGTCTTGATCCGAAAATCATGGGCTTAGGTCCAGTTGAATCGGTCAATAAAGCACTCGCAAAAGCGGAACTCACAGTAAACGACATCGACGTTTACGAGTTAAACGAAGCATTTGCAGCGCAAGCACTTGGCGTGATTCATCAGTTGGCGGAAACCAACCAAGTTCCAGTTAATGCGATTCAAGATAAAGCGAACTTTAACGGCGGTGCTATCGCGCTAGGCCACCCGCTTGGTGCATCGGGCAACCGAATTTTAGTGACGCTTGTTCACGAGCTTCATAAGCAAAATGGTCAATATGGTGTTGCTTCACTTTGTGTGGGCGGCGGCATGGGCACGGCTGTGGTTGTAAAAGCAGTTAAGTAA
- a CDS encoding SDR family oxidoreductase codes for MKKVALITGSKGGIGSAISSQLVNDGYRVIATYFTGNYECALEWFNSKGFTKDQVRLFELDVTNTAECAEKLAQLLEEEGTIDVVVNNAGITRDGVFKKMTAQAWNDVINTNLNSLFNVTQPLFAAMCEKGGGRVINISSVNGLKGQFGQANYSAAKAGMIGFSKALAYEGARSGVTVNVIAPGYTGTPMVEQMKPEVLESITNQIPMKRLATPEEIAASVSFLVSDAGAYITGETLSVNGGLYMH; via the coding sequence ATGAAGAAAGTCGCTTTGATCACTGGATCAAAAGGCGGAATTGGTTCTGCTATTTCCTCTCAATTAGTCAATGACGGTTACCGTGTAATCGCTACTTATTTCACAGGTAACTACGAATGTGCGCTGGAGTGGTTCAACAGTAAAGGTTTTACCAAAGATCAGGTTCGCCTTTTTGAGTTGGACGTAACAAACACCGCTGAGTGTGCAGAGAAGTTAGCGCAATTGCTTGAGGAAGAAGGAACCATTGATGTTGTTGTCAACAACGCAGGTATCACACGCGATGGCGTGTTTAAAAAGATGACTGCGCAAGCTTGGAATGATGTCATCAATACCAACCTCAATAGTCTATTCAACGTTACGCAACCCCTATTCGCAGCAATGTGCGAAAAAGGTGGTGGTCGTGTCATCAATATCTCTTCAGTCAATGGTCTAAAAGGGCAGTTTGGTCAAGCAAACTACTCGGCGGCGAAAGCTGGGATGATCGGTTTCTCTAAAGCCTTGGCATACGAAGGCGCTCGCTCGGGTGTGACGGTCAATGTTATCGCTCCGGGGTACACAGGTACGCCAATGGTTGAGCAAATGAAGCCAGAAGTGTTGGAATCCATCACGAACCAAATCCCAATGAAACGCCTTGCGACACCAGAAGAAATTGCAGCATCAGTGAGCTTCTTGGTCAGCGATGCCGGCGCCTATATCACCGGTGAGACTTTGTCGGTGAACGGCGGCCTATACATGCACTAA
- a CDS encoding LysE family translocator, whose product MNLALLSMFIPTFFFVSITPGMCMTLALTLGMSVGYRRTLWMMIGELAGVALVSISAVLGIAAVMLNYPWLFTFLKFGGGAYLLYLGIEMWRSRGKLAINLENSTSPPKGNWNLVLQGFVTAIANPKGWAFMISLLPPFIDQSKALAPQLMVLVSIILLFEFICMSLYATGGKGLKRVLGQSKNVRLMNRFAGTLMMGVGIWLFVS is encoded by the coding sequence ATGAATCTTGCATTGCTCAGTATGTTCATCCCCACTTTCTTTTTCGTCTCGATTACTCCAGGAATGTGCATGACGTTGGCACTCACATTGGGAATGAGTGTCGGCTATCGCCGGACACTGTGGATGATGATTGGGGAACTCGCCGGAGTCGCTCTGGTTTCCATCTCTGCTGTACTCGGCATCGCCGCAGTTATGCTCAATTATCCGTGGCTGTTTACCTTCCTCAAATTTGGCGGCGGTGCGTACTTGCTCTATTTAGGTATCGAAATGTGGCGATCTCGGGGCAAACTCGCGATCAATTTGGAGAACTCAACTTCACCACCTAAAGGTAACTGGAATTTGGTTCTGCAGGGCTTCGTTACCGCCATCGCGAACCCTAAAGGTTGGGCGTTTATGATCTCACTTTTGCCTCCATTCATCGACCAGAGCAAAGCCCTAGCGCCACAGCTCATGGTTTTAGTATCGATCATTCTGCTGTTCGAGTTCATCTGTATGTCACTGTATGCGACAGGCGGTAAAGGGCTCAAACGTGTTTTAGGCCAATCAAAAAATGTGCGTTTGATGAACCGTTTCGCAGGCACGTTGATGATGGGCGTTGGTATTTGGCTGTTTGTGAGTTAG
- the secF gene encoding protein translocase subunit SecF: MVEMLKQNIRKIRYFTTLVSIILTVIALVALGFKGLNLGLDFTGGMVTEVKVDKQLTNHDLLDVLQPKLGESTSVTRSGEDGRWVIRYSAPEEGQTLPSVADVLKPISHQVDVVSNSIVGAQVGQDLFEQGGLALLICVLSILGYLCFRFEWRLASGSLFALAHDVILVLGFFAITQMEFNLTVFAAVLAILGYSLNDSIIIADRIRELLIAKQSWKTEDINDQAVIATFSRTMVTSGTTLITVGALWIMGGAPLAGFSTAMFIGVLSGTWSSISIGTVLPEWLKLEPKHYLPVEIDAAP; encoded by the coding sequence ATGGTCGAAATGCTAAAACAAAATATTCGTAAAATTCGCTACTTTACTACGCTAGTTTCCATCATTTTGACGGTGATCGCGTTAGTCGCTCTGGGCTTTAAAGGGTTGAACCTCGGCTTGGATTTCACTGGTGGTATGGTGACAGAAGTAAAGGTAGATAAGCAGCTAACTAACCATGATCTGCTTGACGTACTGCAACCAAAACTTGGTGAGTCAACGTCAGTAACACGTTCTGGTGAAGATGGCCGTTGGGTGATCCGTTACTCTGCGCCGGAAGAAGGGCAGACATTACCAAGCGTGGCAGATGTACTTAAGCCAATCTCTCACCAAGTTGATGTTGTCAGCAACAGTATTGTTGGTGCTCAAGTTGGCCAAGACTTGTTTGAACAAGGTGGCTTAGCACTGTTGATTTGTGTGTTGAGTATTCTCGGTTACTTGTGTTTCCGTTTTGAGTGGCGTTTGGCAAGCGGTTCACTGTTTGCTTTGGCCCATGATGTGATCTTAGTGCTTGGCTTCTTTGCAATTACTCAAATGGAGTTCAACTTAACCGTTTTTGCTGCTGTGCTGGCGATTTTAGGTTACTCATTGAATGACTCGATCATCATTGCAGACCGAATCCGTGAGCTGTTGATTGCGAAGCAGAGTTGGAAAACAGAAGACATCAATGACCAAGCTGTTATCGCGACGTTTTCACGCACCATGGTGACATCTGGTACAACACTGATCACCGTTGGAGCATTGTGGATTATGGGAGGAGCGCCTTTGGCTGGTTTCTCAACCGCGATGTTTATTGGTGTTCTGTCTGGTACATGGTCATCGATTTCGATTGGTACCGTGCTGCCAGAGTGGTTGAAACTGGAGCCGAAACATTATCTGCCTGTTGAGATCGACGCTGCGCCATAG
- the secD gene encoding protein translocase subunit SecD → MKKTPKQQKNRKLMNHYSAWKYVVLITTVIILTLSAIPTWFGEQPSIQLTFADQNNSEMSVVHLNQLLKTNHISADKIIERDGKTTIVFDGEDAQSKARALLNKELNKDDSITFSYVSVAPEWLNEMGFSPIKLGLDLRGGVQFLLNVDVNKAFEEQRDALIDEIKANLRDQRVRGVQVRAESGNRITVNSDSEQALSEVNKFLRQNYPGWISKSSSRGFVLEPSEQNIQEFQSSTLQQNLKIMRGRIEELGITEALVQRQGKESIRIELPGVQDPAQAKNVIGATASLAFYEVKDASQAHSSQDLVLQDNDGRTVILAKRPVLTGEHIVNARAGVDKMGMSEVNISLDHAGGKKMSDFSATHIGKPMATVYREYKTNDRGVTERSERVISVATIQSQLGSQFRITGAGSMDDAQQLALLLRAGSLTAPVTIVEERTIGASLGAENIENGFAALALGMGLTLTFMALWYRRLGWVANVALCANMLCLLGLIALLPGAVLTLPGIAGLVLTVGMAVDTNVIIFERIKDKMREGRSFAQAIDLGFDSAFSTILDANITTMITAVILYAIGNGPIQGFALTLGLGLLTSMFTGVFASRAMINLIWGRDARRDVRV, encoded by the coding sequence ATGAAAAAAACACCAAAGCAGCAAAAGAACAGAAAGCTGATGAATCACTACTCAGCTTGGAAATATGTCGTATTAATCACGACGGTCATTATCTTAACCTTAAGTGCGATCCCAACTTGGTTTGGCGAACAGCCTTCTATCCAGTTGACGTTTGCGGATCAAAACAACAGTGAAATGTCGGTTGTTCATCTGAATCAACTGCTAAAAACCAACCATATTTCAGCCGACAAAATCATCGAAAGAGACGGCAAAACAACCATTGTATTCGATGGTGAAGATGCGCAAAGTAAAGCTCGTGCGTTGTTAAACAAAGAGCTAAATAAAGACGACAGCATCACTTTCTCATACGTATCGGTTGCGCCAGAATGGTTGAATGAGATGGGCTTTAGCCCAATTAAACTCGGTCTTGACCTTCGTGGTGGCGTTCAGTTCTTGTTGAATGTTGATGTGAATAAAGCGTTTGAAGAGCAACGTGATGCGTTGATTGATGAAATCAAAGCGAATTTACGTGATCAACGTGTTCGTGGTGTGCAAGTTCGAGCAGAAAGCGGCAACCGAATTACGGTAAACAGTGACAGCGAGCAAGCATTGTCGGAAGTGAACAAGTTCTTGCGTCAAAACTACCCTGGCTGGATTTCAAAAAGTTCATCGCGTGGCTTTGTGCTTGAACCGAGTGAACAAAATATCCAAGAATTTCAATCCTCGACTCTTCAACAAAACCTGAAGATCATGCGTGGCCGTATTGAAGAACTTGGTATCACAGAAGCACTAGTGCAACGCCAAGGTAAAGAGAGCATTCGAATTGAACTCCCTGGTGTACAAGATCCTGCTCAAGCGAAAAACGTTATTGGTGCAACAGCAAGCTTGGCGTTTTATGAAGTGAAAGATGCAAGCCAAGCACACAGCAGCCAAGATCTTGTTCTTCAAGACAATGACGGCCGTACGGTGATTTTGGCAAAACGACCAGTCCTAACGGGTGAGCACATCGTAAACGCTCGTGCTGGTGTCGACAAAATGGGTATGTCAGAAGTAAATATTTCTCTTGACCACGCTGGTGGTAAGAAAATGAGCGACTTCTCAGCAACTCACATCGGCAAGCCAATGGCGACCGTTTACCGAGAGTACAAGACAAACGATCGCGGTGTAACCGAGCGTAGTGAGCGCGTTATCAGCGTCGCGACTATTCAATCTCAACTTGGTAGCCAGTTCCGCATTACCGGAGCAGGTAGCATGGACGATGCGCAGCAGTTAGCGCTATTACTTCGTGCGGGTTCACTAACTGCGCCGGTTACTATTGTGGAAGAGCGTACTATCGGTGCTTCTCTGGGTGCAGAAAACATTGAGAACGGTTTTGCAGCACTGGCTTTAGGTATGGGTTTAACACTGACCTTTATGGCACTTTGGTACCGCCGCTTAGGTTGGGTAGCAAACGTGGCGCTTTGTGCCAACATGCTTTGTCTGCTTGGCCTAATTGCCTTGTTACCAGGTGCGGTGCTAACGCTTCCTGGCATTGCAGGTTTAGTGTTAACCGTCGGTATGGCAGTGGACACCAACGTTATTATTTTCGAACGTATTAAGGACAAAATGCGTGAAGGTCGCAGCTTCGCTCAAGCGATTGATCTAGGCTTTGACAGCGCGTTCTCGACCATCCTTGATGCCAACATTACTACTATGATCACCGCCGTGATTTTGTACGCCATTGGTAATGGCCCAATCCAAGGCTTTGCCTTAACACTCGGATTAGGTTTGTTAACCAGTATGTTTACAGGCGTATTTGCCTCTCGAGCAATGATCAATTTAATTTGGGGCCGCGATGCCCGTCGTGATGTGAGGGTTTAA
- a CDS encoding SH3 domain-containing protein: MKKVLIAVLILLLLGGAGAGYYFFFMQKDEPEKPVAAKTEKAPLDKGDASKPIMDLEAPAPEITEYYVIERRVNVYNKPDDKSLIVDALYKGEKVSVLEKVEGWFRLSDYIVYEDGGEETAEWVNSKGLSDAEPVIKEQERLEILDGYLQKSDDLKEHLDMFRNKTQQLLKDETCDPSDFEELGGWVRSVTFKKRNVYFIYCGGLEQENKIYLDVDKGELFYR, translated from the coding sequence ATGAAAAAAGTTCTCATCGCAGTGTTGATTCTTCTTCTGTTGGGTGGCGCGGGTGCTGGTTACTATTTCTTTTTCATGCAAAAAGACGAACCTGAAAAGCCTGTTGCGGCTAAAACGGAAAAGGCGCCTTTAGATAAAGGGGATGCTTCCAAACCCATCATGGATTTAGAAGCGCCAGCTCCTGAAATCACGGAATATTACGTTATCGAGCGTCGCGTTAACGTTTACAACAAGCCTGATGATAAGTCTCTGATAGTTGATGCGCTTTACAAAGGCGAAAAAGTGTCTGTGCTGGAAAAGGTCGAGGGTTGGTTTCGTCTATCTGACTACATCGTTTACGAAGATGGTGGAGAAGAGACAGCGGAATGGGTCAACTCGAAAGGTCTCTCTGACGCTGAGCCAGTCATCAAAGAGCAAGAGCGATTAGAGATCTTGGATGGTTATCTGCAAAAGTCAGACGACTTGAAGGAGCATTTAGATATGTTCCGAAACAAAACCCAGCAATTGCTGAAAGATGAAACGTGTGATCCTAGTGATTTTGAAGAGCTCGGTGGTTGGGTTCGTTCTGTGACGTTCAAAAAGCGCAATGTTTACTTCATCTATTGCGGCGGTTTGGAGCAAGAGAACAAGATCTACTTAGATGTTGATAAGGGTGAGCTTTTTTATCGGTAA
- a CDS encoding class I SAM-dependent methyltransferase, giving the protein MKWLDRLKIANYHRKRYKQFGNDKARTLGWQDEYSQISRFEALTRSLCLEAVSILDIGCGFGDLLEYIESQNQYPARYVGIDQQKQFITKARKRAFKTPVNFICGDFSKLVLPQSDYVFASGSLNYKSSNANHTIEMIEKMYRAARIGCVFNLLDEEKLPSMRMLESHNKVGVLRYCRWLCPDAQLIEGYSDHDFTIVIIKKAEPVS; this is encoded by the coding sequence ATGAAGTGGCTCGATAGATTGAAGATTGCCAACTACCACCGCAAGCGTTACAAACAATTTGGTAATGATAAAGCGCGTACGCTGGGTTGGCAGGACGAATATAGCCAAATCAGCCGATTTGAAGCGCTGACTCGTAGCCTTTGTTTAGAGGCAGTTAGTATTCTCGATATTGGCTGTGGCTTTGGTGATCTGCTTGAATATATTGAGAGCCAGAATCAATATCCAGCGCGCTATGTCGGCATTGATCAGCAGAAGCAGTTCATCACAAAGGCCAGAAAGAGAGCCTTTAAAACGCCTGTTAATTTCATTTGTGGCGACTTTTCTAAGCTTGTTCTTCCTCAAAGTGATTATGTGTTCGCGTCAGGTTCATTAAACTACAAATCGAGCAATGCCAATCATACGATTGAAATGATTGAGAAGATGTATCGAGCGGCTCGAATAGGCTGTGTGTTTAACTTACTCGATGAAGAAAAGCTGCCGAGCATGAGAATGCTAGAATCGCATAACAAAGTGGGGGTGTTGCGCTATTGTCGATGGCTATGCCCAGATGCACAATTAATCGAGGGTTACTCCGACCACGACTTCACGATTGTCATAATCAAAAAAGCGGAGCCAGTTTCCTAA
- a CDS encoding Lrp/AsnC family transcriptional regulator produces the protein MDKIDRQLLHLIQKDATLTTAELADQVGLSASPCARRLKRLEQEGVISGYRAMISRGAVGIAMTVFVEVSLNNHQASSIDEFETAIVDMDEVISCHVVSGAYDYLLEVVSKDLPGYESFTRKLQRLENVKDIHTHLAIRQVKGNGCLPI, from the coding sequence ATGGACAAAATTGATAGGCAGTTACTTCATCTCATACAGAAAGACGCCACATTAACGACAGCGGAGCTTGCTGACCAAGTAGGGCTCTCTGCTTCACCATGTGCGAGGCGCTTAAAACGTCTTGAACAAGAAGGGGTTATCAGCGGATATCGAGCAATGATCTCACGTGGCGCAGTAGGTATTGCGATGACGGTGTTCGTTGAAGTGAGTTTGAATAACCACCAAGCGTCGTCAATCGATGAGTTTGAAACCGCAATCGTCGATATGGATGAGGTGATTTCTTGTCACGTCGTATCTGGCGCTTACGATTATTTATTGGAAGTGGTCAGTAAAGATCTTCCCGGATACGAAAGCTTCACGAGAAAGTTGCAAAGGTTAGAAAACGTCAAAGACATCCACACACACCTTGCTATTCGGCAGGTAAAAGGAAATGGCTGTTTACCCATTTAA
- a CDS encoding DMT family transporter, with product MILGYAAILVTVLLWSGFFISLKGGAISALQPADIALVRFLVPSLILLPFVMKHKAALKAVPNKYLTGIVLGSGLPYLLVAGTAMHFAPVAHGSALIPGTLPLFVSAIAVLFYQQSLSHHRIIGLSTVLLGIFVFLLSNIGEEYNWSQLQGHAMFLVGSLMWAVFTISARVANLNAYVCAGFVATVSLLMLIIAVGLGWIDSYLAVTPISSWPWEELFSHAMLQGVGAGLIASFTFIYAIKIIGAEASAAFGSLTPVVATLLAVPIFGEQPDSLTWIALILVTCGSVVASQIFMKHELTQTYRPPLHR from the coding sequence ATGATTTTGGGATACGCTGCAATTTTAGTGACCGTACTGCTTTGGTCTGGTTTTTTCATTTCGCTCAAAGGTGGGGCAATTTCGGCACTACAACCTGCTGATATTGCTTTGGTGCGCTTTCTCGTTCCTAGCCTAATCTTGTTGCCTTTTGTAATGAAACATAAAGCCGCCCTAAAAGCCGTTCCCAACAAATACCTTACTGGTATTGTCTTGGGTAGCGGTTTACCTTATTTACTTGTAGCGGGCACTGCCATGCATTTCGCTCCCGTCGCGCATGGTAGCGCCTTAATACCTGGCACGTTGCCTTTGTTTGTTTCTGCCATTGCAGTCTTGTTCTATCAACAATCGCTGAGTCATCACCGCATTATTGGTCTTTCCACCGTACTGCTGGGTATTTTTGTGTTTCTGCTATCTAATATCGGGGAGGAATACAACTGGTCTCAACTTCAAGGGCACGCGATGTTTTTAGTTGGCAGCTTGATGTGGGCGGTTTTTACTATCAGCGCACGCGTAGCTAACCTCAACGCTTATGTATGCGCGGGTTTTGTCGCCACTGTCTCGTTACTTATGCTTATCATCGCAGTCGGGCTCGGTTGGATAGACAGTTATTTAGCGGTAACGCCTATCTCCAGTTGGCCTTGGGAGGAGCTGTTTAGCCATGCAATGTTACAAGGTGTCGGCGCTGGGCTTATCGCATCGTTTACGTTTATCTATGCCATAAAAATCATTGGCGCTGAAGCCAGCGCCGCATTTGGGTCTCTCACTCCCGTTGTCGCAACGTTGCTTGCCGTTCCAATCTTTGGCGAACAACCGGATTCGCTAACTTGGATCGCGTTAATTCTGGTCACTTGCGGTAGCGTGGTCGCTAGCCAAATCTTTATGAAGCATGAACTTACTCAAACTTATCGCCCACCACTTCACAGATAG
- a CDS encoding flagellar brake protein, with product MPATHTKDVLHKFLKPGMKLSINFEFGPKDKFSYSTVYLGIKENSYLILDIPMRLLEDQVMRKLHNADVIVRGVSDTELGHVLAFKSSVLMTAVRPSPLLFIRIPGTFATKPVREHERYKLQMDCTIDHSGNIYDGSLVDFSLAGVGVQTFIEPEFKVGDRVSVVSPLSIHIGEENPCLIANIKKQPKGWVIGIRFEQPITMTEDLKTKLLEQSFLTSNV from the coding sequence ATGCCAGCAACTCATACGAAAGATGTACTGCATAAATTCCTCAAACCAGGGATGAAACTCTCGATTAACTTCGAATTTGGACCAAAAGATAAATTCAGCTACTCAACCGTTTATTTAGGAATAAAAGAAAATTCTTATTTGATCCTCGATATTCCGATGCGATTGCTCGAAGATCAAGTGATGAGAAAACTGCATAACGCCGATGTGATTGTGCGCGGCGTTTCCGACACAGAGCTTGGTCACGTGTTGGCTTTTAAATCCAGTGTACTAATGACAGCCGTTCGCCCCTCCCCTCTGCTCTTTATTCGCATACCCGGTACGTTTGCAACTAAGCCTGTTAGAGAGCACGAGCGTTACAAGCTACAAATGGACTGTACCATCGATCACAGCGGCAATATTTATGACGGCAGTTTGGTTGACTTTTCACTGGCAGGCGTCGGTGTTCAGACCTTTATTGAACCTGAGTTTAAGGTTGGAGACCGAGTTTCGGTGGTATCACCTCTTAGCATTCATATAGGAGAGGAAAATCCTTGCTTGATCGCCAATATAAAGAAGCAACCCAAAGGCTGGGTGATAGGCATTCGATTCGAGCAACCCATTACTATGACTGAAGATTTGAAAACCAAGTTGCTGGAACAGTCCTTTCTGACCAGCAACGTATGA
- a CDS encoding DUF2955 domain-containing protein yields MKLWDHPMSENDFRQCLRIATGATIGFTLCKLFGWNYGVFFTVTPMLLLGMVPVVNLHASRQLIFSAVVCGLEVGILGGLFGSHPVLMTLIAFGLFLYKFACMSKGSLFLFGANSVLSLSIMLHFASYPTTDLNDLIFSNLQANVLSIIVAYLVTFLIPDAEPRQPPPKPSQAKQSHRMRHEALMGASIATMSFLVFQIFDLNDSMSAQATTLLLLFPMHWNGALGYARKRAMGTLLGVTFGIVGQLILYDWSDTLLFIVPLLWIGAMIFSYMHVKESSGSGAGFGGLTTLGILFGQYLTPDGDLIFSALYRVTSILFAIVVTLLVTYAVHRLLNSFAATRFSQS; encoded by the coding sequence ATGAAATTATGGGACCACCCCATGTCTGAGAACGATTTCAGACAATGCCTACGCATAGCAACTGGCGCAACCATCGGCTTTACACTGTGTAAGCTGTTTGGCTGGAACTACGGTGTGTTTTTCACCGTAACACCCATGCTTTTGCTCGGTATGGTACCAGTAGTGAACTTGCATGCATCAAGACAGTTAATCTTCTCCGCTGTTGTTTGTGGGCTAGAGGTTGGCATTTTGGGGGGCTTGTTTGGTAGCCATCCGGTGTTGATGACCTTGATTGCGTTCGGCTTGTTTCTTTACAAGTTTGCTTGTATGTCAAAAGGGAGTTTGTTTCTATTTGGCGCGAACAGTGTGCTTAGTTTGAGTATCATGCTGCACTTTGCTAGTTACCCGACAACGGATCTGAATGATCTTATTTTTAGTAACTTACAGGCGAACGTTTTGTCCATCATTGTGGCGTATTTGGTGACATTTTTGATTCCAGATGCGGAACCTCGTCAACCGCCGCCAAAGCCTTCACAAGCCAAACAAAGCCATCGGATGCGACATGAGGCTCTTATGGGGGCGAGTATTGCAACCATGTCCTTTTTGGTGTTTCAGATCTTTGATTTGAACGATTCCATGTCAGCGCAGGCGACAACCTTGTTGCTCCTGTTTCCAATGCATTGGAATGGCGCCTTAGGTTACGCTCGTAAACGGGCGATGGGCACATTGCTAGGCGTGACCTTTGGTATCGTCGGGCAGCTCATTTTGTATGATTGGTCAGATACTTTGCTGTTTATTGTGCCGTTACTTTGGATTGGCGCGATGATCTTCAGTTACATGCATGTGAAAGAATCCAGTGGTTCAGGTGCAGGCTTTGGCGGCCTCACTACTTTAGGGATCTTATTCGGACAGTATCTCACGCCCGATGGTGATCTGATTTTTAGTGCTTTGTATCGAGTCACCAGCATACTGTTTGCCATCGTGGTCACTTTGCTTGTTACTTATGCCGTGCATCGGTTACTCAACAGCTTTGCCGCAACGCGCTTTAGTCAATCATAG